The following proteins are co-located in the Komagataeibacter sp. FNDCF1 genome:
- a CDS encoding tRNA-binding protein, whose product MTDPVEHAAVPGAQGKTADWLDIRAGTVVDAHPLRETTPHTFRLAIDFGPHIGVRSSVVQVNHRYVPARLVGRQICAVINVPPRQVGSFRSEVLTLGMPDSNGEAVLIRPDARVPDGGRLF is encoded by the coding sequence ATGACAGACCCTGTAGAGCATGCCGCCGTGCCCGGTGCGCAAGGGAAGACCGCAGACTGGCTTGATATCCGGGCCGGTACGGTCGTGGATGCGCACCCCCTGCGTGAGACAACGCCGCACACCTTCCGGCTGGCCATCGATTTCGGCCCCCATATCGGGGTCCGGTCATCGGTGGTGCAGGTCAATCACCGTTATGTGCCCGCGCGGCTGGTGGGTCGCCAGATCTGTGCGGTGATCAATGTGCCGCCACGCCAGGTCGGTTCCTTCCGTAGCGAAGTGCTGACACTGGGCATGCCCGACAGTAATGGCGAGGCCGTCCTGATCCGCCCCGATGCCCGCGTTCCCGATGGAGGAAGACTTTTCTGA
- the gpt gene encoding xanthine phosphoribosyltransferase: MATSYATVTWDQLHRDARQLASTLMTRGPFRGIVAITRGGMIPAAIIARELDCRLIDTISVVTYDEERMGEPSVLKNADAAGDGEGFLIIDDLVDSGVTAQLVRRLLPKAVFACLYAKPSGRPVTDMFVVEVPQDTWVLFPWDTAPLFIPPLASKPVAKA, from the coding sequence ATGGCTACAAGCTACGCAACCGTAACCTGGGACCAGCTTCACCGCGATGCCCGCCAGCTGGCCAGCACGCTGATGACGCGTGGCCCCTTCAGGGGAATCGTGGCCATAACGCGTGGCGGCATGATCCCCGCCGCAATCATCGCGCGTGAACTGGACTGCCGCCTGATCGACACCATTTCCGTCGTGACCTATGACGAGGAAAGGATGGGCGAGCCCAGCGTGCTCAAGAACGCCGATGCCGCGGGCGATGGCGAGGGCTTCCTGATCATTGATGACCTGGTGGATTCGGGTGTGACAGCCCAGCTTGTGCGCAGGCTCCTGCCCAAGGCCGTGTTCGCGTGTCTTTATGCCAAGCCCTCGGGCCGCCCCGTCACGGACATGTTCGTGGTGGAAGTGCCGCAGGATACGTGGGTCCTGTTCCCGTGGGATACGGCGCCACTGTTCATTCCCCCCCTGGCCAGCAAACCCGTGGCCAAGGCCTGA
- a CDS encoding ETC complex I subunit: protein MRARIYRQSKPAGQSGQAMTHTWVLDYGQSRPRHVDALMGWTGSADTPSQLRLQFPDQDSAVAYATQNGIAFDIEIPAPRIRRPKAYADNFRYDRIQNWTH from the coding sequence ATGCGAGCCCGGATTTACAGGCAGTCAAAACCCGCTGGCCAGTCAGGCCAGGCCATGACCCATACATGGGTACTGGATTATGGACAGAGTCGTCCCCGCCATGTCGATGCCCTGATGGGCTGGACCGGCAGCGCGGATACCCCGTCACAGCTTCGCCTGCAGTTTCCCGATCAGGACAGCGCCGTGGCTTATGCCACGCAGAACGGCATTGCCTTCGATATCGAGATTCCGGCCCCGCGCATCCGTCGCCCCAAGGCCTATGCCGATAATTTCCGTTATGACCGTATCCAGAACTGGACGCACTAG
- a CDS encoding IS5 family transposase, translated as MVTWTGIARREYSRERLRYPSDMTDGEWTLIMPFVPPAKRGGRPRTTDMREVVNAMLYIASAGCAWRLLPKCFPPVSTIRRYFYAWRDAGVFEVMNTVLVMSLREIEGRDASPSAGVIDSQSVKTTESGGISGYDAGKKVKGRKRHIVTDTCGFLIFLLVHAADIQDRDGAVDVLAAIRRRFPWLRHIFADGGYAGDKLRSALASMGKWTLEIIRRSDTVKGFQILPRRWVVERTFAWLGRCRRLAKDWEQSIASSTAWTLIASIRMLTRRTARHCQG; from the coding sequence ATGGTGACATGGACTGGTATTGCCCGGCGCGAGTATAGCCGGGAAAGATTGCGATATCCATCGGACATGACGGACGGGGAGTGGACTTTGATCATGCCATTTGTGCCCCCGGCGAAACGGGGCGGTCGTCCGCGCACGACGGATATGCGCGAGGTGGTCAATGCGATGCTCTACATAGCCTCGGCCGGGTGTGCGTGGCGTCTGCTGCCGAAATGCTTTCCGCCGGTCTCGACCATCAGGCGCTATTTTTACGCCTGGCGTGATGCCGGAGTGTTCGAGGTCATGAATACGGTGCTGGTCATGAGCCTGCGCGAGATCGAGGGACGTGACGCCTCTCCGAGCGCGGGCGTGATTGACAGCCAGTCGGTGAAAACCACGGAAAGCGGCGGGATTTCGGGCTATGACGCGGGGAAGAAGGTCAAGGGCCGCAAGCGCCATATCGTGACGGATACCTGCGGCTTCCTGATCTTTCTCCTCGTTCATGCCGCTGATATCCAGGACCGTGATGGGGCCGTTGATGTTCTGGCAGCGATACGCAGGCGCTTTCCCTGGCTGCGCCACATCTTCGCTGATGGCGGCTATGCTGGCGACAAATTGCGATCCGCGCTCGCCTCCATGGGAAAATGGACCCTCGAAATCATCAGGCGGTCCGATACGGTGAAGGGTTTTCAGATCCTGCCGCGTCGCTGGGTGGTGGAACGGACATTCGCATGGCTGGGACGATGCAGGCGGCTCGCCAAAGATTGGGAACAATCCATTGCTTCCTCAACCGCATGGACATTGATCGCCTCAATCCGAATGCTCACACGACGGACAGCAAGGCATTGTCAGGGTTGA
- a CDS encoding LTA synthase family protein yields MIKSALIEICSIAFVFLSKSGLKLYGLVLSLPILLGVKHSACYEFGKPVVSIAKEEIFVWNLIYTGKREVSKLQHDTIYYSDGNNNPIKRKHYNVIVIFTEGTSLAVISPELTPNIWGMMHDSLYYTGFFNHTAATFRGLRGQNASFYQMTGGYTEKSMGLGQISHEEILKKMKSGKSIATIPEILRENGYDAFFQLPCSINDNLSQMMDTMDFNQLFTMEDVDANERTKWPVPPGMLVKWFTNNDLTDGDSYKLLWKNIQALHQKDKPFYYGVYTVGTHVGLDSPEFRYKDGQNSYLNKFYNMDRQFGEFLRRFNDSPISDDTILIFTADHATYPEQKFVDTFGIKSKYFVDQVPLIIYKKNSTGELHLDADGKNSLDIAPTIMDLLGIQKATTTFLGCSLFDTVCHSDFDHLSALGLEYYTTYKDVVTPANLSKDQQTIIESIQSYGG; encoded by the coding sequence ATGATCAAGTCGGCGTTGATAGAAATCTGTTCCATCGCTTTTGTATTTTTATCAAAATCCGGCCTAAAGCTATACGGACTTGTCCTGTCATTACCCATTCTGCTTGGTGTAAAACATTCAGCCTGTTATGAATTTGGCAAGCCGGTGGTTTCCATAGCAAAAGAAGAAATATTTGTATGGAACCTGATTTATACGGGAAAGCGGGAAGTTTCAAAACTTCAGCATGACACCATTTATTATTCAGATGGTAATAATAATCCCATAAAAAGAAAACATTACAATGTTATTGTAATATTTACCGAAGGAACGTCCCTGGCGGTCATATCTCCCGAACTGACACCCAACATATGGGGGATGATGCATGATTCCCTGTATTATACAGGTTTTTTCAATCACACCGCTGCGACATTCCGGGGACTACGCGGGCAGAATGCGTCATTTTACCAGATGACGGGCGGATATACTGAAAAAAGCATGGGACTGGGCCAGATTTCCCACGAAGAAATACTGAAGAAAATGAAATCTGGAAAAAGCATTGCAACCATACCAGAAATATTAAGGGAAAATGGATATGATGCATTTTTCCAGTTACCCTGTTCCATCAACGACAACCTGTCCCAGATGATGGATACAATGGATTTCAACCAGTTGTTCACCATGGAAGATGTAGACGCGAACGAACGGACGAAATGGCCCGTGCCGCCGGGCATGCTTGTCAAATGGTTTACCAATAATGATCTGACAGATGGCGATTCATACAAGCTGTTGTGGAAAAATATCCAGGCGCTCCATCAAAAGGACAAGCCTTTCTATTACGGGGTCTATACCGTCGGCACACATGTCGGGCTGGACAGCCCGGAATTCAGGTACAAGGACGGTCAGAACAGCTACCTGAACAAATTCTACAACATGGATCGACAGTTTGGTGAATTCCTGCGTCGTTTCAATGACAGCCCCATTTCCGATGATACGATACTGATATTCACCGCCGACCATGCCACATATCCGGAACAGAAATTTGTTGATACTTTTGGTATAAAAAGTAAGTACTTTGTAGATCAGGTCCCTCTTATTATCTACAAGAAGAATTCAACAGGTGAACTGCATCTTGATGCGGATGGCAAGAACAGCCTTGATATCGCGCCAACCATCATGGACCTGCTGGGAATACAGAAAGCCACGACAACATTCCTGGGCTGCTCCCTGTTTGACACGGTCTGTCATTCAGATTTTGACCATCTGTCCGCCCTGGGACTGGAATACTACACCACCTATAAAGACGTGGTAACGCCTGCAAATCTTTCAAAGGATCAGCAGACCATTATTGAAAGCATACAGTCATACGGCGGTTAG
- a CDS encoding energy transducer TonB, which produces MTQQHDRMAGRLLAPHPPVRRRGTARVVAGWTVLLAVLGHGMIAAWLLPAHTAVREPPGEKNTIQVLFDRPGVAPPPEPATPQPQPQPQPQPQPQPQPQPQPQPQPQPQPQPQPQPQPQPQPQPQPQPQPQPQPQPQPQPQPQPQPQPQHTAPRPPTQAAKDLSVPLPASTQPHVRSVQQTRPSPAAQTPHGGGAPAPMATGGAAVRAAPSAGAGSSTILHCTPPAWRYPPMARHMHEEGNALVDLTLGAQGEVRQVSLHDGTGYDDLDSTALAAARNVRCTGSGGTLDGRHVLLPVTFHLR; this is translated from the coding sequence GTGACGCAACAGCACGACAGGATGGCAGGCAGGCTGCTTGCGCCCCACCCGCCCGTGCGGCGGCGGGGCACGGCCCGCGTGGTGGCGGGATGGACCGTGCTGCTGGCCGTGCTGGGGCACGGGATGATTGCCGCATGGCTTCTGCCGGCCCATACGGCGGTGCGGGAGCCGCCGGGTGAAAAAAACACCATCCAGGTTCTTTTTGACCGTCCGGGGGTTGCACCGCCGCCCGAACCGGCTACGCCACAGCCACAGCCACAGCCACAGCCACAGCCACAGCCACAGCCACAGCCACAGCCACAGCCACAGCCACAGCCACAGCCACAGCCACAGCCACAGCCACAGCCACAGCCACAGCCACAGCCACAGCCACAGCCACAGCCACAGCCACAGCCACAGCCACAGCCACAGCCACAGCCACAGCCACAGCCACAGCCACAGCCACAGCACACTGCCCCGCGCCCGCCTACGCAGGCGGCAAAAGACCTGTCCGTTCCCCTTCCGGCGTCAACACAGCCCCATGTCCGGTCCGTGCAACAGACCCGGCCCTCCCCGGCCGCACAGACGCCGCATGGTGGTGGCGCACCGGCACCCATGGCAACAGGCGGCGCAGCGGTGCGGGCCGCGCCGTCTGCCGGTGCCGGATCATCTACCATCTTGCACTGCACGCCCCCAGCCTGGCGCTACCCCCCCATGGCCCGGCACATGCATGAGGAGGGCAATGCGCTGGTTGACCTGACGCTGGGCGCGCAGGGAGAGGTACGGCAGGTCAGCCTGCACGATGGTACAGGCTATGATGACCTCGACAGCACGGCTCTGGCCGCCGCACGGAACGTAAGGTGTACCGGCAGTGGCGGCACACTGGACGGCAGGCATGTCCTGCTACCCGTCACGTTCCACCTGCGCTGA
- a CDS encoding DUF2946 domain-containing protein, with protein sequence MGHARHPFMQDMPVIRWVMVLCACMGLWGQLLIESRSLPGELPRSTIMRLTGIDIAPPVTHTASMPAMDPAHHATMKRMTSHLHAAMPHAGHDHGEGCPLCPLLHLPALALAIVPFMPLPPMAWAQARHEPRQPRAPPSAPLGLPPSRGPPSIS encoded by the coding sequence ATGGGCCACGCCCGCCACCCCTTCATGCAGGACATGCCTGTGATCCGCTGGGTCATGGTGCTGTGCGCGTGCATGGGGCTGTGGGGGCAGTTGCTGATCGAAAGCCGCAGCCTGCCGGGGGAACTGCCCCGGAGCACCATCATGCGGCTGACGGGAATCGATATCGCTCCCCCGGTCACGCATACGGCCTCCATGCCCGCCATGGATCCGGCCCATCATGCCACGATGAAGCGGATGACCAGCCACCTGCATGCGGCCATGCCCCATGCAGGCCACGACCACGGTGAAGGCTGCCCGCTCTGTCCGCTCCTGCACCTGCCTGCCCTGGCGCTGGCCATCGTGCCGTTCATGCCCCTGCCCCCCATGGCCTGGGCACAGGCACGCCATGAGCCGCGCCAGCCCCGTGCCCCGCCCTCCGCCCCGCTGGGGCTGCCACCTTCACGCGGGCCACCTTCCATTTCCTGA